GTTCCAGGACATGAAAAGTTTATAAAAAACATGTTAGCAGGAGCATCTGGACTTGATATGGTTTTATTAGTTGTTGCGGCTGATGAAGGGGTTATGCCTCAAACTGTAGAACATATGGATATTTTAACATTTTTAAATATAAAAAAAGGAATGATAGTATTAACTAAAAGTGATACTGTGGAAGAAGACTTCAGAGAGTTAGTAAAAGAGGATATAAGAGAAAAAGTTAAGGGAACATTTTTAGAAGATGCAGAAATTATAGAAGTAGACTCTATATCTAAAAAAGGGTTAGATAATCTTATCAATAAAATTGATAAAATGACTGATGAAATAGAAGATAAAAACTTAGAAACTCCAGCTAGACTTAATATAGATAGAGTATTTTCTATAAAAGGATTTGGTACAGTTGTAACAGGGACTTTAATAGAAGGTAAAATAAGTATAGACGATGATCTAGTAATATACCCAAAAGAGCTTAAAACAAAGATAAGAAGCATACAAGTTCATGGAGAGGGTGTTGAAACAGCTTATGCTGGGCAAAGAACAGCTATAAACATATCTAATGTTAAGGTTGAAGAGATTAACAGAGGAGATGTGTTAGCATCACCTCATTCACTAGAAGAAGCAATGATGTTAGATGTTAGATTAAGTGTTGTTAAACATACAGATGCAGGACTTAAACACTGGGATAGATTAAGACTTTACCATGGTACTAGAGAAATACTTTGTAGAGCAGTACCTTTAGAGGTAGAAGAAATAATGCCAGGAGAAAGTGGTTTAGTTCAACTTAGACTTGAAGAAAGTATAGTTGCCAAAAAAGGAGATAAGTTTGTCGTTAGAAGATATTCTCCTATGGAAACAATAGGTGGAGGTATAGTTATAGATACTAACCCAAGAAAACATAAGAGATTTGATACTAACATAATAGAAGCTCTTAAAATAAAGGAAAAAGGAGAGCTTTCAGATATATTAGAAGCTTATTTAAAAAATAACTCTAGAAACTATCCTAATATAAAAGAAATTATGAGCTATAGTGGAGAGAGTGAAGATAATATAAAGAAATCATTAGAAAAGCTTATTGGACAAGATAAAGTTATATGTATAAACAATATGTACATGCACATAAACCAATACAACACATTAAAAGAAAAAGCAGAAAGTGAACTTCAAGCATACCATAAGAAATTTAGATTAAGAGAGGGTATGTTAAAAGAAGAAGTTAGATCTAAAGTTGAAAGTAAATTTAAAACAAGAGATTTTGATGTTTTACTAGATTTATTTATAAATGATGATCTTATAAAAGTTAATGGAAATTTTGTTTCGCTAAAGAAATTTAATGTTGTATTTAACGAAAAGCAAATAAAAATAAAAAATGAGATAGAGAAAATATTAAACAATGCAGGCTTAAATAATATTTATGCAATTGAAGATATAACTAATAATAAAAAAGAATATGAAGAAGTATTGGAATCTTTAATAGGAAATACTGTTGTAAAAATTGAGGATAGTTATTTAATGTCTTCAAAAGTATACAATGATGCTAAAGAAAAGCTTATAAAGTATTTAGAAGAAAATAAAGAAATAACTTTAGGTGATTATAGAGATTTAGTTAATTCAAGTAGAAAAAACTGTATGATAATATTAGAAGATTTTGATAGAAATAAGATTACAAAAAGAGTTGAAAATAAAAGAGTATTATTTTAAAAAAAGTAAGTAGTGGTGGCTTACTTGATATGTAGTTGTTTTCTTTGCACAAAGACCTAAAAATCTCGGTCTTTAAGTGCTTCGAAAACAATTACATATCAAGCTTTGCCTGACTACTTACTTTTTTTAATTTTGGATGGTGAAGGTTGAGTCTTTAAGATTAAATGAATCTTTAAGACCTGGAGTTAGGTATATTTTTTTATCTTTTGTTATAAATATTGCTTCTGTGTTTGGTAGAGATTCTATTAATTTAAGTCCTTCTTCAGTTCCAAGTGAAAAAGCTGTAGTAGATAGTGCGTCGCAATTCATTGAATTGTTTGAGACTATAGTTACACTACTAAGTTCATTTTCAACAGGATACCCAGTTTTGGGGCTTAATATATGGTGATAAATTTTCCCGTTTTTTTCTATATATCTTTCATAAATTCCTGATGTAACTACTGAGTTATCTGTTGTTGATATGCTTCCTATCGCATTTCCTCTAGGCTTAGTTGGATCTTGAACTCCTATATTAAACTTATTTTTACCATCCTTAGATCCAATTGTAAAAATGTTTCCCCCTAGATTTACTATAGATCCTTCAATTTTTTGTTTTTTAAGATATTCAACTACTTTATCAGCAGCATAACCTTTAGCAATTCCCCCTAAGTCTAACTTTGTACCTTTGTGTTTTAGCATTACGCTATTATTTTTCTCATCTAAAATTATGTTTTTATAATTTATCGTAGGTAAAACTGAATTTATTTCATCTTGGCTAGGAACTCTAGCTTTTTCATTTCCTATATTCCATAGTTGAACTAATGAACCAACTGAAACATCAAAATGCCCATCTGATAAATCTGAAAAGTGCAGAGCTGTTTTTATAACTTTAAAAGTATCTGGAGATACTTTAGTATAAGACTTACCAGCATTTTCATTAATTTTATAAATATCACTAGATAATGTAGATGGATTCATTTTATTATCTATGTCTTTTATTATATTTTCACAATTATTTAAAATATCATTAGCTTCTTTTTCATTAGATTTAGTGTATAGTGTAACTTCATTAACAGTACCTAGGTAATACATAGTTTTTGAATATGTATTAATTTTTTGCCTAAAGATTAAAAATGAAAATATAGCTAAAATTGATAAAATTGCTATATAAAGTATAAGTTTTTTATTTTTCATGCTGTTTCCCCTTTATATTTATGATATATTTAATTATATTATAAATGCTTGGAGGATAAAAATGAAGAAAAACGATTTTTTTCTTATTTTATCAGTTTTAATCATAATAGGAATTTGGATAAGTTTTAGTTTTTTCAAAAACCAAGATAAAAGTGAAAAAATAGTTATATATTTAGATAATAAAGTATATAAAGAAATTCCTATTGATGCAACTGAAGACATAACTATAAAAACAGATTCTGGATTTAACAAGATTAAAATTCATGATAAAGGTGTTGAAGTCGTAGATGCATCGTGCCCAGACAAAGTATGTGTGAAAACTGGATTTATAGATAAGTCTAATAAAAATATAGTATGTATACCTAATAAGGTAAGTATAAAAATAATCAGTAATGAAAAAAATGATATAGACACAATAGCAAATTAAAAGTAGGTGAAGAAATGGTTAACATAGGAAACGATTGGGATGAAATATTAAAAGGTGAATTTGAAAAACCATATTATTTGAAATTAAGAGAGTTTTTAAAAGAGGAATATAAAAATAATATTATATATCCTGATAT
The nucleotide sequence above comes from Paraclostridium bifermentans. Encoded proteins:
- the selB gene encoding selenocysteine-specific translation elongation factor; translated protein: MKNAIIGTAGHIDHGKTTLIKALTGRETDTLAEEKKRGISINLGFTYFDLPSNKRAGIVDVPGHEKFIKNMLAGASGLDMVLLVVAADEGVMPQTVEHMDILTFLNIKKGMIVLTKSDTVEEDFRELVKEDIREKVKGTFLEDAEIIEVDSISKKGLDNLINKIDKMTDEIEDKNLETPARLNIDRVFSIKGFGTVVTGTLIEGKISIDDDLVIYPKELKTKIRSIQVHGEGVETAYAGQRTAINISNVKVEEINRGDVLASPHSLEEAMMLDVRLSVVKHTDAGLKHWDRLRLYHGTREILCRAVPLEVEEIMPGESGLVQLRLEESIVAKKGDKFVVRRYSPMETIGGGIVIDTNPRKHKRFDTNIIEALKIKEKGELSDILEAYLKNNSRNYPNIKEIMSYSGESEDNIKKSLEKLIGQDKVICINNMYMHINQYNTLKEKAESELQAYHKKFRLREGMLKEEVRSKVESKFKTRDFDVLLDLFINDDLIKVNGNFVSLKKFNVVFNEKQIKIKNEIEKILNNAGLNNIYAIEDITNNKKEYEEVLESLIGNTVVKIEDSYLMSSKVYNDAKEKLIKYLEENKEITLGDYRDLVNSSRKNCMIILEDFDRNKITKRVENKRVLF
- a CDS encoding FAD:protein FMN transferase, whose protein sequence is MKNKKLILYIAILSILAIFSFLIFRQKINTYSKTMYYLGTVNEVTLYTKSNEKEANDILNNCENIIKDIDNKMNPSTLSSDIYKINENAGKSYTKVSPDTFKVIKTALHFSDLSDGHFDVSVGSLVQLWNIGNEKARVPSQDEINSVLPTINYKNIILDEKNNSVMLKHKGTKLDLGGIAKGYAADKVVEYLKKQKIEGSIVNLGGNIFTIGSKDGKNKFNIGVQDPTKPRGNAIGSISTTDNSVVTSGIYERYIEKNGKIYHHILSPKTGYPVENELSSVTIVSNNSMNCDALSTTAFSLGTEEGLKLIESLPNTEAIFITKDKKIYLTPGLKDSFNLKDSTFTIQN
- a CDS encoding NusG domain II-containing protein, whose product is MKKNDFFLILSVLIIIGIWISFSFFKNQDKSEKIVIYLDNKVYKEIPIDATEDITIKTDSGFNKIKIHDKGVEVVDASCPDKVCVKTGFIDKSNKNIVCIPNKVSIKIISNEKNDIDTIAN